GTGAGTTGCTAGCGCGAGAATTAGGTGCGGATTTATACATCATGGCCACCGATGCCGAGGCGGTATTTCTTGATTGGGACACCCCTGAGCAACGAGGGATTAAGTGTGTGAATCCGATTGATTTAGCGAACTATGAATTCGCCGCTGGTTCCATGGGGCCAAAGGTCAGTGCAGCTTGTCAATTTGCCGAGAAGACCGGAAAAACCGCAGCGATTGGGTCATTGGAGGATTTAGAGCAAATCGTCGCCGGTACAGCGGGAACTCGAGTCAGTAAGCTAGTTAGGGACATGGAAAGTTATTGATGCACAGTTTGTTTTTATTGACGTCAATATTTTGTTCATTTGTATGGGCCCGAATTCAAGTCCGAAGTGCGACACTTTTTATTTCAAGCAACTAAGCACATTTCTTTAAAAACCATCGCTGGTTGCTTGAACCCTAGACACTTTTTTGGACGATAGTTTATTCGTCTCATCGCGAAGTGTATTCTCTCTTCTGTAACTTCTCTTAAATCAGTGCCTTTGGGTACATACTGCCTTAAAAGTCCGTTGCTATTTTCATTAGCGCCACGCTCCTAAGAGCTATATGGATGAGCAAAATACACTTTCGTATTTAATGCTTCAGCTATCTCAGCATGGTAGGCAAACTCTCGGCCATTATCGGCTGTGATCGTGTGTACATGATCTTTAAACGGCATAAATAACCCTAAATTCAGATAATAAGTGCGACACTGCAATAGAGGTGTAGAGGAAGCCAACTGCTGAAGTTGGTATGATTCTTCTTACCACAGAATGAAGCAGTACCAACATGAATTATCAGCAGTTGACCGAAGGCAAAAGATACCAGATTTCCGCTCTTTTAGGACAAGAAATATCAGTGGCAAATATTGCACGAACACTGAATTGTCATAGAGCGACGGTTTATCGTGAGCTAAAGCGGAATAAAAAAGTAACAGAATATTGCCCTGACAAAGCTCAAAGCGCTTGTTTAATACGGCGAAAAACATCCGCTAAATATCGTATATCATCAAAGACGATTGATTTTATTCGTATTTTAATTGAAATCGACTGGAGTCCTGAGCAAGTCTCTGACGTACTCAAAAACTGTGGTGTTCCTGTTAGTCATGAATGGATTTATCAGTACATCCATGATGACAAAAGAAACAAAGGGACACTTTATCGCCATTTGAGACAAGGAAAAAAACGCTACCGGAAAGGTCAGCGAACGAAAGCAGAAGTGATTAAAAACAAGGTCTCTATTGATGAGCGCCCAGCCATTGTAGAGACAAAAAAGCGTTTTGGTGATTGGGAAATAGACACTGTTTTAGGCAAACATGGAACAGGTTCTATCGTCACCTTGTTAGAAAGAAAGACGCGCTTTTACCTCATAAAGAAAGTGGATTCGAAATCAGCTAAAGATGTGACTCAAGCGACTATAGAGTTATTGATGCCGTTTAAAGATCATGTACACACGATCACAGCCGATAATGGCCGAGAGTTTGCCTACCATGCTGAGATAGCTGAAGCATTAAATACGAAAGTGTATTTTGCTCATCCATATAGCTCTTGGGAGCGTGGCGCTAATGAAAATAGCAACGGACTTTTAAGGCAGTATGTACCCAAAGGCACTGATTTAAGAGAAGTTACAGAAGAGAGAATACACTTCGCGATGAGACGAATAAACTATCGTCCAAAAAAGTGTCTAGGGTTCAAGCAACCAGCGATGGTTTTTAAAGAAATGTGCTTAGTTGCTTGAAATAAAAAGTGTCGCACTTCGGACTTGAATTCGGAACCAAACACGAGAGCCATGAACGCGACCACTATTCTGAACAAAATCCTTCCTCTTGTCAGCCCAAATATGCATAAAACTCGCCGCAATGCGCTATCGGCTTGTGTACTCAGCTTAGCGCAAGGTAATCTTTGCACCGTGACGAGTATCGGTCGAGGCATCCAATCAAAAGTGTACGAAAAGCACCGTATTAAACGCTCAGACCGATTGCTCTCCAACCCGAATTTACGTCACGAAGCATTATCGATTTACGCTTATATCTGCCGACTCTTTGTGATTCAAACGCGTCCAATCATTAGCGTGGATTGGTCTGATTTAGATGCTCGTGGACAACACTTTCTAGTTCGTGCCAGCATGGCTTTTGAGGGGCGATCCATTACGCTTTATGAAGAAGTGCATGACAAAGCTCACAAAAGAAAAGCCTAAAACACATCGGCAATTTTTAAGCGTTTTAAAAGCACTGCTTCCAAGTAAAGCAAAGCCCATCATTGTAACAGATGCTGGATTTATGACGCCTTGGTTAGATGAAGTTGTGAAACAGGGCTGGGATTATGTCGGACGAGTCAGAAGGCCGCGTAAGTACTATGATGACTCGCTTCAAGCTTGGCGCTGCATATCCACTTTGTTCTCTAGTGCTAATCAAAAGCCCAAGCATCTAGAGCTTAAACATCGTCAATCTAACCCAATCACCAATCAGTTTGTCCTTTACAAGAGCTCACCGAAAGGGCGTCACTCTATCAATCAAAAAGGTAAAAGACGTGCTTCTTTATCTTCGCTTACCGCAGCTAGAGGGGCAAAAGAACCTTGGTTATTAGTGTCTTCTCTTCCTGTGAACCGTCTTTTTGCGAAGCGTTGCGTCAGAGCATATGAAACGAGAATGCAAATTGAAGAAGGGTTTCGCGGTATGAAAAGTAGCCGATTCGGCCTGGGATTTGAGTTGAACTTTACATCAAAGGTAGAACGGTTGAGTAACTTAATCCTGCTTACAACTGTCACTGCGCTTCTGCTTGTTATAATCGGTAAAGTCATAGAGCTGACAGGCTATGCAAAACGCTTTCAGGTGAATACTCTACGTAAGCGAAGAGTTCTGTCACACTTTTACCTTGGGAAACGAGCCATTATGACCCGTTTCCAGATACCAAAAAAGGAATGGCAGGACGGCATCAGGCAACTCGTTCAGCAGCTAGAACAAGGAGCCTATTTATGAGTAAATTTGTGGGGATACCTCAGGGTCAGATGAAAATACGCACTAATTTTCATCTGACCCTAAAAGTTCGTGACCCTAAAAGTTCGCACGTTCAGATAACAATGCATTCATGTTTATAAAAGGAGCTAGAGATGATTTCAGGTTATAAGTTCAGTTCTGAAACGAATGATATGGATGTTTCGGTTATTCATGGTTATATCTCTAGGTCTTATTGGGCTACTAATATTCCTCTGCCTACAATGAAAAAGGCAATAGATAACTCATTATGTTTTGGTGTTTTTACTGATTCAGGTGAACAAGTAGCTTTTGCTCGGATGGTTACAGACTCTGCGACATTTTCTTATTTAGCTGATGTGTTTGTTTTAGAAGAGCATCGCGGTAAGGGTCTTAGTAAGTGGATAATGAAAAATATTATGGAGCATCCAAACTTGCAAGGTATCCGTCGTATGGCACTCGCGACAAGTGACGCACATGGTTTGTATAAGGAATTCGGTTTTAAAGCATTAAACTCTCCAGAATCATTCATGGAGTTACATCAACCGGATGTATACAAATAAGCATAACAAGTGACTATGGTGTCAATTCCTGATGTTAAACCATTTTAGAATTCCACATGACACCATCTCTCTCCATCGAATTTATGATCACTACGAGCTTTCTAATACAGACAATGATGGCTACCTTTTTAGGTTGGTATGGACCATAACATCGAAAAGCTCAGGAATAGCCTTCATTAGCCGAAAGGCAAGACTTCATACACATTACTTTGCTTAGTGCGTTCACACTTTATTTACGGCTTATCATCAATCTGTGATTGAAAAATAGAATCACCTATTGAACATTGGATGTAAGTGAAATATTGTGGATTTATATTAATTAAATGCGCTGAGAATGTAGAAATTCTACAGCCTCGTTATCTACCTACAAGGATCAAGTAAGTGTCTAAGTCTGAAGTAATCACAATCAATGATGAATTCTCAAGAGTGGTTTTTCTCAATGGTAGAACACCTGAGACTACTGATGAGGAAGCAAAGAACGCTTTTGCTTTATTATCAGAATACAGAGAAGGAGGAATTTACATTGCTCATTACTCTGGTTTTAGTGAGTGGGAAAGGCATCCTCAAGGTGATGAGTTTGTTCATGTTTTGGGTGGAGAAACAGCACTCATTCTTTTGAATGATAATATAGAGCAGTGTTATAATTTATCATCGGGTCAAATGCTGGTGATTCCAAAAGGTATTTGGCATCGTTTTGAATCCCCCGATGGCGTTAAGATAATGACTATTACGCCACAGCCAACAGAACATAGTATTAAACTACCAGTCGCTACATAACGAGTCATTTTAATAAGAAAAATGATTGTCGCTATTTTAACCAAAAATTATTAATCCCTTAGCTCGATGTTGATTTATTACTCTTGGGGAAATTTTTGCTTTTGATGCAAGACTCGCATAATACGAATGATTTTTCCGTCAACCCAATAAGAAACAATCATTGATATTTCTGGGATAATCAATATTCGGTCACGAAAGATATGTCTTTGAACACTCATTAGAAGTTGTATAAGTAAATTCTCAACTTTAGCCTCAATAATTTGATCCGTTTTTTCAGCAGCGCTTGGATTAAAATTAAATATTTTTTCACGATCATTTAGTGATTCTTCTTCCCAAAAAATCATGATTTATTCCGATTACGGATCTTATTCTTTCTAATTTTAATCTGTGTTTTAGCTTGATCGTGTTCAATAAAAATGGATTTACCACTTTCAAATTTATCAAATGCCGCATTTATTTGTTCTGTTAACTACAAATCATGCGTCATAGATTTCCGTTGTTGTTCGGCTAAGTTCTCGGTTAGCTCCCTGCATGCGTCACTTAATGTGCGCCCTTGGCTTTCGGCCATTAATTGAGCTAAGCGTTTAGTTTCTTCATCAATTCTAAATTGAATGCGGGTGTCCATAATACGTTACCTTTAATTTATGCTGTACACACAAACGTTAGCACTGGTTTTGTGTGCAGGCAACTAACCAGCCACCCACCCAAGAGGACAAATTGAAGCTGTTTTATTGTTCCTTCGAGGCTTATTTTAGCCAACTATTTCACATCGTTTAACGAGGCCGTTATGCACGTGTTTTCCTTCCTTCCAACCCCCTATTTCTATAATTTCATTGACATTCCGTTGTTCTTTATATAGAACGTTCTATATAAAGAACAATTTTGGATGCACGATGAATAAACCGATTCTCGGCTCGTTGGGCCGAAATATACAAAAGCTGCGCACGGCAAAGGGACTGTCTTTGTCTCAGCTTGCGTTAGATGCTGGGCTGGCGAAGTCTAATTTATCTCGTATTGAGCAAGGTGATGGCAATCCGACTTTAGAAACGATCTGGCGTTTGGCGGTACAGCTGAATGTCCCGTTCGGGGATCTTGTTGCCAGTGTGGAATCCCCATTGGGAGAAAACGGTGTACAGGTAAGGTTGATTGATCAAGGTGAGGGCAATCCGCGTGTTGATGTGTATTGGATGTCTTGCGCGCCCAACACCATTAAGCAATCAGAGCCGCATATTGCTGGCACGACAGAGGCCATAACATTAATCAGCGGAAAAATGCTGGCGGGTGAAAATAATGACCTATATCATCTGGATATTGGCAAAGCGCACACTTTTGCTGCCGATGTTCCGCACAGCTATCAAACTGACGATTCAGGGGCGACTGTCATGATGGTCATAACTTACGCTAAACAGCTTGATGCTAAACAGGACCTTCCAATATGAGTACGACGACCCGACCCCTTGCAGGAACACCTTGGAAACAAGGCGTAAAAGACGCGATTCCGCTACTTGGTGGTTACATTCCGGTGGCCATTTCTTTTGGTCTTATTTCCATTCAGTCTGGCTTTAGCGTGCTAGAGACTATTCTGATCTCTACTTTTATTTATGCTGGCGCCTCACAGTTTCTCTTTGTTGCCATGGCGGCTTCTGGAGCACCGCTATGGTTGGTGGTCATAATGACGCTGCTAATCAACGCTCGGCACGTTGTTTACGGGCCAAATCTCTCTCCCTATTTAAACCAAGATAAGAAGTGGCTGCCATTAATGCATGGTTTGACGGATCAGATCTTTGCGCTGGCTCATGCCCGTTTGCCTCAGCTGCCTGAACAGGCACGGATAGGTTGGTACACAGGCGCGGCGGTGTTGGCTTGGTTGAGCTGGATTGGTGGTACTGCACTGGGCGCCATTGCCGGTGGAGAATTGACGCAGCGCTGGCCATTAATCAACGATATTTTACCTTTTGCACTACCCGCTCTATTTTTCGTTTTAATCATTCCACGTTGCAATAATCGCCTATGGTCACTGACAATTTTTTTGTCTGCTGTTACCGCTTTAATTTTGAAAATATTAGGTTATCCGAATGTCGCTATTCCGTTAGCGGCTATGTGCGGTGCGATACTGTTCTATGCACTAAAAAACCAGCGTATTATGGGAGGGCTGTAAACATGGATATGTCTGTGTGGCTGGCGCTCGTCAGCATTGCCATTGGCACGTATTTACTTCGTCTTTTGCCGTATCTTTGGATGAAACGAAGCTTGGCTAAAAAACAAACGGAGGACGGCGTTGGCTCAATGCCAACTTGGTTAACCATTTTGGGGCCAACCATGATTGCAGCGATGTTTGGCACGTCTTTAGTGCCTGCTCACCCTGGTGCTCTGTCTTGGTTAGCGACTGGGGTAGGTGTACTCGTTACCTTCGGTGTTTGGAAGCGTACCCGATCCATGGGCTTGCCCATTTTATGTGGGGTAGTGGCATTTGGGGTGATAACGCTTTGGTTTTGAGGTAAATGGGGTCAAGTTAAATGGAGGTAGATGATAATAGACTCTAATTTCCATCTGATCTTAAAAGTTTTAAAAGTCTATGGTTGAGTTGTTATCTCGTTTTTGTCCATCCATCTGATATTTTGGTGAATATAGTCTATGAAAAAAAATATGGAAAAAGAGTTTTCCCCTTCTTGCGATAGAAATAAACAGCCTATTCTTGAACAGCTTTCTGTGCATTTTTCAGATCGCAAAAACGTGCTTGAGGTGGGTTCTGGTACGGGTCAACATGCGGTATTTTTTGCTGAGCATTTACCTCATTTGATTTGGAATACCAGTGATATGTTTGATTACCACGGTAGTATTCAAGCTTGGATGGCTGAGGCGACGTTGAGTAACCTTGTTTCACCTATCGAGTTTCA
The Marinomonas maritima DNA segment above includes these coding regions:
- a CDS encoding IS30 family transposase, with amino-acid sequence MNYQQLTEGKRYQISALLGQEISVANIARTLNCHRATVYRELKRNKKVTEYCPDKAQSACLIRRKTSAKYRISSKTIDFIRILIEIDWSPEQVSDVLKNCGVPVSHEWIYQYIHDDKRNKGTLYRHLRQGKKRYRKGQRTKAEVIKNKVSIDERPAIVETKKRFGDWEIDTVLGKHGTGSIVTLLERKTRFYLIKKVDSKSAKDVTQATIELLMPFKDHVHTITADNGREFAYHAEIAEALNTKVYFAHPYSSWERGANENSNGLLRQYVPKGTDLREVTEERIHFAMRRINYRPKKCLGFKQPAMVFKEMCLVA
- a CDS encoding IS4 family transposase — encoded protein: MTKLTKEKPKTHRQFLSVLKALLPSKAKPIIVTDAGFMTPWLDEVVKQGWDYVGRVRRPRKYYDDSLQAWRCISTLFSSANQKPKHLELKHRQSNPITNQFVLYKSSPKGRHSINQKGKRRASLSSLTAARGAKEPWLLVSSLPVNRLFAKRCVRAYETRMQIEEGFRGMKSSRFGLGFELNFTSKVERLSNLILLTTVTALLLVIIGKVIELTGYAKRFQVNTLRKRRVLSHFYLGKRAIMTRFQIPKKEWQDGIRQLVQQLEQGAYL
- a CDS encoding GNAT family N-acetyltransferase, which translates into the protein MISGYKFSSETNDMDVSVIHGYISRSYWATNIPLPTMKKAIDNSLCFGVFTDSGEQVAFARMVTDSATFSYLADVFVLEEHRGKGLSKWIMKNIMEHPNLQGIRRMALATSDAHGLYKEFGFKALNSPESFMELHQPDVYK
- a CDS encoding cupin domain-containing protein; this translates as MSKSEVITINDEFSRVVFLNGRTPETTDEEAKNAFALLSEYREGGIYIAHYSGFSEWERHPQGDEFVHVLGGETALILLNDNIEQCYNLSSGQMLVIPKGIWHRFESPDGVKIMTITPQPTEHSIKLPVAT
- a CDS encoding type II toxin-antitoxin system RelE/ParE family toxin; its protein translation is MIFWEEESLNDREKIFNFNPSAAEKTDQIIEAKVENLLIQLLMSVQRHIFRDRILIIPEISMIVSYWVDGKIIRIMRVLHQKQKFPQE
- a CDS encoding type II toxin-antitoxin system TacA family antitoxin, whose protein sequence is MDTRIQFRIDEETKRLAQLMAESQGRTLSDACRELTENLAEQQRKSMTHDL
- a CDS encoding helix-turn-helix domain-containing protein, which codes for MNKPILGSLGRNIQKLRTAKGLSLSQLALDAGLAKSNLSRIEQGDGNPTLETIWRLAVQLNVPFGDLVASVESPLGENGVQVRLIDQGEGNPRVDVYWMSCAPNTIKQSEPHIAGTTEAITLISGKMLAGENNDLYHLDIGKAHTFAADVPHSYQTDDSGATVMMVITYAKQLDAKQDLPI
- a CDS encoding AzlC family ABC transporter permease, whose amino-acid sequence is MSTTTRPLAGTPWKQGVKDAIPLLGGYIPVAISFGLISIQSGFSVLETILISTFIYAGASQFLFVAMAASGAPLWLVVIMTLLINARHVVYGPNLSPYLNQDKKWLPLMHGLTDQIFALAHARLPQLPEQARIGWYTGAAVLAWLSWIGGTALGAIAGGELTQRWPLINDILPFALPALFFVLIIPRCNNRLWSLTIFLSAVTALILKILGYPNVAIPLAAMCGAILFYALKNQRIMGGL
- a CDS encoding AzlD domain-containing protein, with protein sequence MDMSVWLALVSIAIGTYLLRLLPYLWMKRSLAKKQTEDGVGSMPTWLTILGPTMIAAMFGTSLVPAHPGALSWLATGVGVLVTFGVWKRTRSMGLPILCGVVAFGVITLWF